ATAATCCAGATTATAGTTAAAAAAGTCCCACTAACAGTGGCAGACTTTATACCCCAAGTCCCATATTCGTTAATGTTAGCGATTAATTCAAATAAGGTTAATGGGTTCGTGGCTAAGATGTATAACTGGTTAACATCAACATTGCTTGCTGTTATTCCTATTCTTGAGTTTCCGTAACTTTCTCCTATGTTAATGACTAAATCAGCCCAAACAACCCATGAAGAATACAGTGTAATGACACTTGCTAAAAGCGCGAAAATAATAGCTAGAGTTTTGTTTCTTACTTTTCCCATGGTAATAACAAATTTTGATATTAGCCAAGCTATTGCAAAGCCAACTGCTCCTGCAATTAGGAAGTTTAGATAAATAATAGGGATATACCAAATGGCATATGAATAGGCTAAACCTAAAAGAGGTAGTGCTATTACTGAGATTAGAATAAAATAAAGAATTGCTTTTGAGTCAAATTTTCCTGAAGGTGAATAGTATTTATCCATATAATGGTTGGTTTTTGGTTAGTAGAGGCTAAATATAGGTGTATTTTGTAAACGTTGTTTTTTTAATAAAACGAATAGATTACAATCTAATTGTAAAGTGCTCTTTAGCTTGTTCCTGTCTAAAAAATACAAACCCAAATTTATAAGTGTCAATAGTTACCGTCACTTTTGGGTGCTGTTTTATGATGTTCCAAGCTGCTGTCATGTCTTTTGACCAATAGATATCGTCAAAGATAAACACAGTGTCATTAGTGATTGTTGGAAGTAAGGTTTCAAAATACTGTAGGGTTGCTTCTTTTTGATGATTCCCATCAAAGTAAACTAAGTCATAGTGGTTAGTTTTTAATCCATTGATGGCCTCACTAAAATCATTGGTTACAACGTCTATGTACTTTAAATCGAATTTTTTAAAGGAGGCCTTGGCTGCTGCCGAAATATTTGGACAACCTTCAATAGTGGTAAGTGCTGCTTTAGGTCGGCCTAATGCTAATGCTTGTGTAGCAATACCTAAAGAGGTGCCTAGTTCTAAAATAGAATCACACTGCAAGTAATGTGTAAGTCTATATAACAGCTTAGCGTCATTGTAGTTGGATCCTGCTACTGAAGCCATTTTAGAAATGGACCTTTTAGTGGTTTTAAATACTTGACTCCCTGAGCCTAAATCGGTAATCTCAAGAGTAGTTGTATTGCTTAATAAGTGTTGTCTGTAGGCTTTTATGTTTTGGTAAGCGGGGTACTTTTTTTTGTCATAAAAACACTTGGTCACCAAATCATAAACAAAAGGGGAGTGCACGCCATGCTGATTGGTGGAGCGTTTTAGGAAATTAAAGTAGGATTGTATTTGGTAGGTCTTGGTCATTTGATAGCTGTTTGCTATTGATTTTCTTTTTTTAAGATCAAATGTTTGTTCTTGAAAG
This portion of the Olleya sp. Bg11-27 genome encodes:
- a CDS encoding O-methyltransferase, translated to MTKTYQIQSYFNFLKRSTNQHGVHSPFVYDLVTKCFYDKKKYPAYQNIKAYRQHLLSNTTTLEITDLGSGSQVFKTTKRSISKMASVAGSNYNDAKLLYRLTHYLQCDSILELGTSLGIATQALALGRPKAALTTIEGCPNISAAAKASFKKFDLKYIDVVTNDFSEAINGLKTNHYDLVYFDGNHQKEATLQYFETLLPTITNDTVFIFDDIYWSKDMTAAWNIIKQHPKVTVTIDTYKFGFVFFRQEQAKEHFTIRL